TCCCTGCTGTTGGTGGTGAAGGAGCAATTGACTCTGTTGAGAGAGTGGGCaatggagaaggagaaggagaaacaGCAGTGCCTGTTTGGTTGGTGTTTCTGTTGGTCCTGTCAGCCATCACAATCACCACTAGTTTCTCATTCTTGGCACAGTTGTCTTTGTTTCCGCTTATGAAATAGTGTGGCCCTGATTGCTTCAGCTTGATGACTGTATGGCCGTCAGAGAATTTTTCAGAAGATCCATCAGTGTTGCAGCTTGCATAGTCTTCACTACTTACTTGAAGCACCGAGTCTTGACCAGATTGGTAATTGAACACTGCAATTGGTATCAAATTGAATGTTGAACTATGTCAACGTACCATTTACTTATTACAAAGTTTCACTGTTCTAGCCATATTAGCTTTAGATGTAACACTGAAAGTATAGAGGTTCTTTATTTAAGAAGAGGAAGAAGGTGTTCTCTTTACATCCAATTCATACCATTATCCTTAGAGTAGTTGTGTTATTTGTTTACTTGAAATAGATGCTTATAGTTAGGAATTTGATGTCAGAGTGACgattaaactaaaatttaaaaatgataaaaatgaGTGTTAATATAGTATACAAAGAATTAAACGTTTAAATACGCATTTGTTTAAATAATACTACAACTATAACatagagtaaaattatatattttctaaGAAAACAATTACTTTCACTAATCATActaaaaatatttcatgttatttagagCCATATTATTTCAAATCTTCCCACTTCTATTCCATACCTTTGACAAAACCAATGATAACAATATATACCATGTGATTAAAATAAGAACTCACCTAGGGAGTCTCCTATTTGAAATCTGTTCTTTTCTGCCCATTGATTGTAAGAATTGGAATTGGGGTCACTTGGAACACTCCAACCCTTTTGACCCCCTACTACAAACTCATAAGCATTACCCTTGTTTACCAAGAGCAATAGACAGAACAATCCCAATAAGACATGACCCACTTCATTAGACCTTAAAACATTGGTAGTAGCCATTGTATAGGGTCAAGGAAGAATTGAGAAGATGCAATGGGGGTGCTGTTGCACTTGCAACAAAATAATGCTTACTATGTTGAAGCTAGAAGGGTGCAATAAACTGAAACATCATCAGGGTTTATGTAGGTATGAGAATAATGCATGTATACTTCACAAACTGTGGCTATGAAGGTTTTGTAACTTTTTCTTATTCTCCCTCTCTTGGGGTTTTCTTTGATTCTAGAGCAAAGCATAAGTTCTCTTGAATTGTTTGGACTCTTGAGTCTCTTTGAAGGTTGAATGTTCGGATTTCATTACAATAAACTTCGTGCTTGGATTTATGCTTTGCTTCGCTGCTATgagtttttttaaaataaaaatttaggtgGTGGTTGTCTCAAGTCACATTCTTAACCTTAAAACCTGCAGTCTCATCATCACTAACTTTGAGGTCTAAAAAGCTTAAAATATTTCTAATACGATGCTTTTGTTCTGGTGAATGTGATTTGTGTCCATTCCATTTTAGTGCCACGCATGTATGTGGTATATTTTAatgaattattttatatattatgatGACTTGTTCGAGCAGTATATCAATTCCTACCTTTATGCTGAGAATCTGAGATATGGAAAAGAGTGACAAGGAAAGGAAAacgaaaggaaaagaagaaagtgaTGCAAAGATTACCATTTATTTTGGTAGATAATTATATCTAATGGCGgagcttgaaacaaaattttgaaggggtcaaaatttaacataaaaatttaataataatatttatattaaaataaaatttatgaatataattattctttaattttgttagtaGAGAGAGTGTTGCTTGTTGAATAGAGAGCTGCGAAATGCGAATAGAGAAGCTGCTAGCAAAGCAGCGTGTTTTTTATAATgataatttttatcttttattttgttagatgattttttttattcttatttttttgttaaataacttttttatttgatttgattgttagatgatctctttttatgtttatgttttttttgttagataacttttttatttgatttgattttattttttaattttgatgtgtTGTGAAAGCCAACAAATCACAATCCAACAGgtttttaatgtttaaaattaaaaactatTGTGCAATAAAAGCAAAATATTTAAGCCAactaaactattttttattttttgaagaagtactactaatttttttataacaagTTGGGGGGACCATGGCCCCCCTTTGTCTTAACTAAGTTCCGTCCCTACTTATAtcctaaatattaaattttaaattctaaatactaatttttaaattttttgaaaaatgagAGTTAAATAAAGTTGgctaatattaattattaaaagatAGTTCTTTGTAATTATTTATTTGGTATATATTTTTAGGAGTAAACAAAATTAACTTTATATCCATGAAAGGCAAAAAATATTAGATAATATTTAAAAGATTGTTAATTTCCTAATATTTTTTTGGTTAAAAATTGGATTTAATGTTTATTTATTAAAGAAAATAAGACTTTAAATACATTCCGTAAGAtaagctattttttaatttaagcaataaattaattatgtttCATTGTAATGTCCAATTTAGTCCTTAAAATTCCTAATTTGTTTCAGATTAATCCTCCACTTTTTAAAATGACCAAATAAATCTCCCACTTTCAGAATCGTGAATTCTCGTTGGTCCAAAAGTTAAGAGACGTTTTAACGGCGCTGAGGTGTACAACGCTGATGTGGACACACAATGAGTTCAATTCAAATTGGTGTCTCAAATTTGATTAAAACACCCAATTGATCCATTCATACTTATAAAATCCTAACCCAAATTGGTGTACTACTTGAGTCTGTACAAGATGCCAAAGGCAGTGGCAGAAAAGTTGATATCACTACAGTGAAGATTCCTGTGGAGCAAGGAGGAAGGCAGAAATGGTCTGGCGCTAGTTAAGT
The DNA window shown above is from Arachis ipaensis cultivar K30076 chromosome B08, Araip1.1, whole genome shotgun sequence and carries:
- the LOC107614411 gene encoding early nodulin-like protein 3 gives rise to the protein MATTNVLRSNEVGHVLLGLFCLLLLVNKGNAYEFVVGGQKGWSVPSDPNSNSYNQWAEKNRFQIGDSLVFNYQSGQDSVLQVSSEDYASCNTDGSSEKFSDGHTVIKLKQSGPHYFISGNKDNCAKNEKLVVIVMADRTNRNTNQTGTAVSPSPSPLPTLSTESIAPSPPTAGTVGPTPPTGTVGAPPPTGTVGAPPPTPAGTVGAPPPTPTGTMGTPPPLQGVSPPPPGTSLTNPTSAPVSQPPPNAASSVFLSFVGSLGALMASILVLSF